A segment of the Siphonobacter curvatus genome:
CCTCGCGAATTTATTCCTGCAATCCAGAAAGGTTTCGACGAGGCTATGAAAAATGGGCCTCTCGCCGGATACCAGATGGATTCCATGAAGGTTCGTTTATTCCACGGTTCTTTCCACGATGTCGATTCAGATTCACTGTCCTTCGAAATGGCTGCCCGTCTGGGTTACAAAGAAGCCGCTCGTATGGCTGGTGCGAAACTGATGGAACCTATCATGGCCGTTGAAGTACTGACGCCGGATGAATACACAGGACCGATCACGGGTGACTTGAACCGTCGTCGTGGTATCATGAAAGGTATGGATACCCGTAACGGTGCTCAGGTAATCAAGGCTGATGTACCTCTGTCAGAACTGTTCGGTTACGTAACGGATCTGCGTACGATGTCTTCAGGTCGTGCTACGGCTAACTTGACCTTCTCTCACTACGAGTTTGTTCCGCAGAACATTGCTGAAGACGTAGTGAAGAAAGCCAAAGGCGTATAATTTCTGGTTGATAGTTATTAGTTGATGGTTGTTGACGCATGTAATCATACCATCAACTAATAACCAACCACTACATAAAGACTTCCCTGCCGGAGTAAATGGTTCTTTCGGTGATGGGTATGCGGAAACGCATTTTTTTAACGAACCAGTTATTAACTCTGATGAGCCAAAAAATTCGCATTAAGCTCAAGTCATTTGACCACAACCTGGTGGACAAATCGGCTGAACGCATCGTGAAAGCCGTAAAGGCTACGGGTGCTGTGGTAAGTGGTCCTATCCCCTTGCCAACTGACAAGCAAATCTATACCGTACTGCGTTCACCGCACGTAAACAAAAAAGCTCGGGAGCAATTCCAGCTTTGCACCTACAAACGTTTGGTTGACATTTACTCAACGTCAGCTAAAACGGTAGACGCTCTGATGAAGTTAGAACTTCCCTCAGGTGTTGACGTGGAAATCAAAGTTTAAGTAGCTTTAGGTATTAAAAAAGCCCGTTTTCGGAAGGAAACGGGCTTTTTTAATAGTCGGAATTCCGTATTTTCAAAATGGCTACAAGAACATATGCTACAAATGCAAA
Coding sequences within it:
- the rpsJ gene encoding 30S ribosomal protein S10 — encoded protein: MSQKIRIKLKSFDHNLVDKSAERIVKAVKATGAVVSGPIPLPTDKQIYTVLRSPHVNKKAREQFQLCTYKRLVDIYSTSAKTVDALMKLELPSGVDVEIKV